One Phocoena sinus isolate mPhoSin1 chromosome 14, mPhoSin1.pri, whole genome shotgun sequence genomic region harbors:
- the ZNF664 gene encoding zinc finger protein 664, with product MIYKCPMCREFFSERADLFMHQKVHTAEKPHKCDKCDKGFFHLSELHIHWRDHTGEKAYKCDDCGKDFSTTTKLNRHKKIHTVEKPYKCYECGKAFNWSSHLQIHMRVHTGEKPYVCSECGRGFSNSSNLCMHQRVHTGEKPFKCEECGKAFRHTSSLCMHQRVHTGEKPYKCYECGKAFSQSSSLCIHQRVHTGEKPYRCCGCGKAFSQSSSLCIHQRVHTGEKPFKCDECGKAFSQSTSLCIHQRVHTKERNHLKISVI from the coding sequence ATGATCTACAAGTGCCCCATGTGTAGGGAATTCTTCTCTGAGAGAGCAGATCTTTTTATGCATCAGAAAGTTCACACTGCCGAGAAGCCCCATAAGTGTGACAAGTGCGACAAGGGTTTCTTTCATCTGTCAGAGCTCCATATCCATTGGAGAGACCACACGGGAGAAAAGGCGTATAAATGTGATGATTGCGGGAAGGACTTTAGCACCACGACCAAGCTCAATAGACACAAGAAGATCCACACGGTGGAGAAGCCCTATAAGTGCTACGAGTGCGGCAAAGCCTTCAACTGGAGCTCACACCTTCAGATTCACATGAGAGTTCACACAGGTGAGAAACCCTATGTCTGTAGTGAGTGCGGAAGGGGCTTTAGCAATAGTTCAAACCTCTGCATGCATCAGAGAGTCCACACCGGAGAGAAGCCCTTTAAATGTGAAGAGTGCGGGAAGGCCTTCAGGCACACTTCTAGCCTCTGCATGCATCAGAGAGtccacacaggagagaagcccTATAAATGCTATgagtgtgggaaggccttcagccAGAGCTCGAGCCTCTGCATCCATCAGAGAGTCCACACCGGGGAGAAGCCCTATAGATGCTGTGggtgtgggaaggccttcagccAGAGCTCGAGCCTCTGCATCCACCAGAGAGTGCACACGGGGGAGAAACCTTTCAAATGTGATgagtgtgggaaggccttcagtcAGAGCACCAGCCTCTGCATCCACCAGAGAGTGCACACAAAGGAGAGAAACCATCTCAAAATATCAGTTATATAA